The stretch of DNA ATTAAAATTAGAATAACACTAAATTTTTAAAAACAAGTAATTATGGAAAACAGCAAGAGTAATATGGGGCTTAAAGTAGGATTAGGAATTGCATTAGTTTTATTTTTAGGAACTGGGTTTTATACAATGAACTTGTATAAGAGCAGTAATCAGATACAAAAAGACTTAACTGAAGAAAAGCAATTGGTTATGAACGATTTAAACGCTATGGCAAAACAATATGATGTGGCTATTAGTGAAAATGATGTAGCAAACAAAAACTTAACAGACGCTAGATCTCGTATTCAAGGTTTAATAGACTCCTTAAAAATTTCTGAAACAAACGTAAGAAGTTTATGGAGGTATAAAAAGAAGTACCAGTCTTTACAAAAAGAAATGGATGTATTATTAGCGCAAAATGATTCTTTAAGAGTTGAAAACTCGTATTTAGCAACGTCTTTAGACAGTACTCGTGTGCGTTTAGAGGAGCGTAATATGTTTACTGATTCTTTATTAGTTCAAAACAATGCTTTAGCTGAAGTTGTTGAAAATGCAGCAGTTTTAAATACAGTTGGTTTAAAAGGGTTTGGAGTTATTGAAAGAACTTCTGGTAAATTAATACCGACAGAGAGAGCTACTCGTACAGATAAAATTAGAGTATGTTTTACTGTTGCTAAAAATGGATTAGTTCAAGCTGGAGACCAAGAATTATATGTGCAGGTTATAGATCCTAAAAACAATACTTTGGGTTTAAATGCGCAAGTTCAGTTTAATGACAAAACATTAAGTTATAGTATTATTAGTAAGTTTAACTATGAGAATGCTAGTCTTAATATATGTGAATTTGTAGCATCAAAAGGAAAAAATAGTTTTGAAAAAGGACGTTATATTGTAAATGTTTTTAACGAAAAAGATTTAGTTTCAAGCTCTGAATTTACTTTAAAGTAAATTATATATAACACTTAAGAGCAAAGAGGTCGTCTAAAAAGTAATTTTTAGGCGATTTTTTTTTGCATTAAATTTAGTTTTATAAAAGTATATAGAGACCATGCATAGTCTAGGTCTTAATGTGTTTGGATATAATTGGTTTTACTTATAGTCTAAAAGAATAGGAAAAAACGTTAGTTAAGCTAAAAATTTAACCTACAAAAAAATGCTATTGTGATTTGTCATAAAAAATAACTTTCATAGAATAATCTGCTCTGAGTTGTCAAAAAGGAGATAGAATGGTGCATCTAAACAAGTTTATTTGCTAATTATAGAGAAATTAATAGATAATGGCGAAGAAGGTGTTATTTTAGAATATACTGAAATACTACTTATATTAATAGACTAACCGACTTTTCAGTATATTCTAAAACGACACAATTACAATGTGCGTTCCAAATGTGTTTGAGGCAACTTTAAAACTATAAAAGATGGATCCCAATGTGATTTTTTTAAATTCTTTTTTGGATGTTTCGGAAGAAACATTTAATAAACTTGCAAGTATATCAACATTTAAAAAAATTGAAAAAGGTGTTCAAATAGACCGCCCTGGAGAGATTCCTAGTAAAATTTATATGCTTGTATCTGGAATTATACGAGCTTACCTTAGTTCTGAAACAGGAAAAGAGTTCAATAAGAATTTTTTTATGCCTTTTAGTTTTGTTGGATCACTTACGGCTTTGATTAAAAAAGCACCTTCTAAGTTAACTTACGAAACACTTACAGCATGTAAAGTATACGAAGTAAATTTCGAAGAAATCACAAAACTTTGCAGTGAAGATATTCATATTAGTAACCTGTATAGCAAAGTTTTAGAACGTATTTTTATTAGATATGAAGAACGGCAATTGGAGTTTATTTCTATGGATGCAACAGAGAGGTATTTAAAATTAAGAAAGAAAATATCTAGAGTAGATGATTTAATTCCACAATATCATATCGCTTCATATTTGAGTATAACACCAGTGCAATTAAGTAGAATTAGAAAAAAAATTGATGGCAATTAACATTTGTTAATTATCATTCTTATGTTAAATTATATCTTTGAAAAGATTTCCTTTTAATTGTAAAATAAAAGGATTGATAGCTAACCAACCAAAAAAAAACAGGTAATATAATTACCTGTTTTTTTATATAGTGTATTAATCCAAATTTATTTTAAGCTCCCAACCATGTTTTCTGGCTTCACCCAAGCATCATAATCTTCAGCAGTAACATAGCCTAAATTAACAGCTTCTTCTTTTAAAGTTGTGCCATTTTTATGTGCAGTATTAGCAATCTCAGCAGCTTTATAATAACCAATTTTTGTATTCAAAGCTGTTACAAGCATTAAAGAATTGTTTAATAATTTAGTAATAACTTCTTTATTGGGTTCTATACCTATAGCGCAATTCAAATCAAAACTAACACAAGCATCACCAATTAATTGTGCAGAATGTAAAACGTTTGCAGCCATTACAGGTTTAAATACATTCAATTCGTAATGTCCTTGCAGACCACCAACAGATATTGCCACATCGTTACCCATAACTTGAGCACAGACCATGGTTAAGGCTTCACATTGAGTTGGATTCACTTTTCCAGGCATAATAGAACTTCCAGGCTCGTTGGCTGGGATAATAATTTCTCCAATGCCAGAACGAGGCCCTGAAGCCATCATTCTAACATCATTAGCGATTTTATTTAAAGAAACAGCCAATTGTTTTAATGCACCATGAGTTTCTACCAAAGCATCATGAGCAGCTAAAGCTTCGAACTTATTTGGAGCTGTTACAAATGGTAAATTTGTAAACTCTGCAATATATTCTGCGACACGCTTGCTATATCCTTTAGGGGTGTTTAATCCTGTTCCAACCGCAGTACCACCTAGTGCTAATTCACTTAAATGTGGTAAGGTGTTTTCTAAGGCTTTAATACCATAATCTAATTGGGCAACATAACCGGATAACTCTTGCCCAAGTGTAAGCGGTGTCGCATCCATTAAATGAGTACGCCCAATTTTCACAACGGCTTTAAAATCGTCTGATTTCTTTTTTAAAGTATCGCGTAATTGTTTTACCCCAGGTATTGTAGTTTCTACCACTTTTTTATATGCAGCTATATGCATACCAGTAGGGAAGGTGTCGTTAGAAGATTGTGATTTGTTAACATCGTCATTTGGTTGAATCGTTTTTTCTCCTTCTCCAATGACCTTTCCTGCTATTTGATGCGCTCTATTGGCAATCACCTCATTAACATTCATATTACTTTGAGTTCCCGAACCCGTTTGCCATATAACTAAAGGAAATTGATCATCATGTTTACCTTCTAATATTTCTTCGCAAACATTAGCGATTAAATCACGTTTTTCAACAGACAAAACGCCAAGTTCGCTATTCGTATATGCCGCCGCTTTTTTTAGATACGCAAACCCGTAAATTATTTCTAATGGCATAGAAGCAGAAGTTCCAATTTTAAAATTGTTTCTTGATCGTTCAGTTTGAGCTCCCCAAAGCTTATCAGCAGGAACTTTAACCTCACCCATAGTATCTTTCTCTATTCTGTAACTCATCTCTTTAATGATTAAATTTAAGTTACAAAGTTAATCGTTTTAAGATGCTTTTTAATATGATATATGTTAGTTTTTTAAAGACTTTTTTAACACTGACCTAACACGGTTATTTAAAATAGATATTGTAAAAGTTGTATCTTGTAAAGGATTAGAAAAAATGGAATATCCATCCATACAAAATTAATTTTATAAACACTTAAAAATCATAATTATGGCAGCAATTAGATTAGGGGACGTCGCTCCAAATTTCACAGCAGAATCAACGGAGGGGACTATAGGTTTTCATGATTGGCTAGGAGATAGTTGGGGCGTTTTGTTTTCACACCCAGCAGATTATACCCCCGTTTGTACTACCGAATTGGGAACAGTAGCAAAATACAAAGCAGAATTTGATAAGCGCAATGTAAAAGTTGTAGCTCTTAGTGTAGATGGTATCGATTCACACCATGGGTGGATTAATGATATTAACGAAACACAAGAAACAACAGTTAACTTTCCTATTATAGCAGATGAAGATAGAAAAGTATCTGAGTTATACGATATGATTCACCCTAATGCGGATAGTAATTTAACAGTACGATCTGTTTTTGTTATTGGAAATGATAAAAAAGTAAAATTAACCATAACGTATCCAGCTTCAACCGGGAGAAATTTTGATGAATTATTACGTGTTATCGATTCTCTACAGTTAACAGCATATCACAAAGTGGCAACTCCAGCAAATTGGAATAATGGAGACGATTGCGTTGTTGTTCCTGCTGTTGAAACAAAAGACATTCCAGACATCTTCCCAAAAGGTTTTAAGGAAGTGAAGCCTTATTTAAGAATGACACCACAACCCAATTTAAATTAAAGCGTATCCTTAATAAATTTTAATTTGATATTGTGTAACAAATAGCTTTGCATTATCTTTGCATAAGATTTTTTAAAAGACACACTTACAATTATGTTTGATTTTGATCAATATTTAGGATTTTTAGCTTTTTTAACCATACTAACTATAGGATTTTGGTTAATGATATTCTTATTAACTTTTGTTATTCCTTATTGGATAGGAGGTTCTTTAATTGAAAGATTAAAAGAAATTAGAGAAGAGAAAAAAGCAAAACGTCAAAATTCATAACATTATTTGATAATCTATATGAATAAAAAAAGGAAGCTAAATTAGCTTCCTTTTTTTATGCTTTGTTGTCATTCATTCTGAGGAGTGCCTAAGCGCGACGTGAGAATCTGCCTGTCCATTTTATTGATTTTGATTTGAGTTGGTAATACCACATGAGAAATGGTATTATTACATTTCTACACCACCGTTACCATCAAAACCACCATTGCGTTCTTGTTTTTTCTGTTGGTTAAACCTATAAGTAAAAGATAAGTTATATGTACGGCCTCCTCTAAATTGAATCTCTTGATCTGCAGTGAACGTTTCTGCTGTAATATGATTTTTGAAAATATTGCTATTGAATAAATCTCGAATATTAAACGCTACAGAAGCTTTTTCTTTAAATAGGTCTTTACTAAATGCCAGGTTAGTAGTTAGCCTACCTTTTCTATTATTTTGTGCATCTTCACTCGGACCTCTATAATTTATATTAGTTTGCCAGTCTACTTTATAAGGCAGTGTTAATTTGTTGGTTAATCTGGCTGACCAAGTTAAATTGTTTGCTTCTAAATTAACGCCATTAAAGCTACCATCCCTTTCAAATTTAAAAATGTTAAAATCGGTGTTAATACGCCATTTTCTAGATGGACTATAATTCAAATTAAATTCAAAACCATAACGGTTATCGGTTGCTAAATTTACAGGCCCCCTTTCAATAACTGGAAATTCTTCACCTTCTATAATAACAGTTTCACCAGTTCTTCTACTCACAAAGGTCATCACATTTGTAGAATAAGCATAGTATAAGGCTGAGCTCAATGTAAATTTATTAAACTTATTTAAATACCCCAATTCAAACCTATCGGTGTATGTCGGGTCTAAATCTGGATTACCTTGAAATACATTAGTTATACTCGATCTAGAAGGAAAAGGATTTAACATAAAACCTCTGGGTCTTCTTAATCTTCGGTTATAACCTATGGTAACGCTTTCATCGTCGCTTATTTCATAATTTAGATTAACAGTAGGGAATAAGCCAGTAAGGTTTTTTCTTTTAAAGTCACCAGAGGTAGGTTGATCTATGGTTGTTTTCGTATTTTCAAGACGTAACCCTAGTAGATATGAAAATTTATCTATTTTGCTACCAAACTGAACATACGCAGCGGTTAAATATTGTTTGAAATTAAAAATATTGGTAAGATTTTTATTTGCTTCAAACTCATTGGTGTTTACATTTAATGTATCTACTCTAAAATCAGTTGAATTGTTACTAAAATCGCCACGGTATCCTATTTCAAATTGACTCTTTTCACCAATAGGTAAAACGTAATCACTTTGTAATAATATTTGTGTTTGATCTTCAAAATTAGCGACCATTTCGGTCTCTATACCATTAAGGTTTATTATCGAATTTTTGTCATTATTGGTGTTTTCATATTGAAAATCGAAGGTTAATTTATGATCACTATCCTTAAAATTTTTCATGAAATTGGCAGCATACTGTATCGTTTCGTTATCTCCTATTTCTGGATTTAACCTGAGACTTCTAGTAGTCGTACCTGTATTTTTATCTAATTGTATGAGGTTATTAACAGAACGATCATCATTATTGTTATTACTATATACTACAGATGTAGTTAATGAAGCTGAATCATTTATATACCATTCTAATCCCGTATTGGTATTTATGCCTTTTTGTATATCTGTCCAGTTTCTTTTTTCATCTAAATCAGGCGTGTTTATATCATTATATTTAACATTGTTGTACCAGTGACCTATGCGTTCATTATATCTATATGTGGTCGTGCTAAAAAAATTGATATCTCCAGTTCTGTAGTTTATATTTCCTGAAAGACCAGCTGCATCTGGATGTCCGACATTAGCTGTTACAGAACCATTAAGTCCTTGTAATTTACTGCGACGTAAAATAATATTTAAGATACCCGCAGTTCCTTCAGCTTCATATCTGGCAGAAGGAGATGTTATAACTTCTACTTTTTGAATAGATTCAGCAGGGAGTTGCCTTAGTGCATCAGTTGAGCTTAAGCCAACCAAGCCTGAAGGCTTACCGTTTATAAGGATACGAACATTGTCATTTCCTCTTAGCGCTACATTGCCTTCTCCGTCTACAGAAACTGATGGTACATTATCCAAAACATCACTAACGGAGCCACCACTAACGGTAAGGTCTTTTCCAACATTGTATATTTTCTTATCGAGTTTTATTTCAACAGTAGTGCGTTCAGCTATTATTTCAACTTCATCAAGCGATTCTAGATCAATTTCTAAAGAAAAGACTCCGAGGTTTATATTGGATGTGATTTTTTTGTTTAGAATTGTTTGTGTTATAAACGAAATATATTCAATTGAAATATCGTAGGTACCTTTAGGAACGGGAATACTAAACGCTCCATTAATATCAGTAATACCGCCAGCTACAATTCTGTTTTTACGTTTATTAAAAAATGAAATTGTCGCATATTCAAGAGGGTCTTTAGTCTCTTTATCGAGTACTTTACCAGTTATTATAACATCCTTTTGTATTATTGATTCCGTATTGTTTTTTGGTTGCGCATAAGTCGCGAGGATGCTCAGCAAAAACATCAGACTAGTTGAAATAAATTTGTTCATTAATTACGTTTACTATTTAAACAGTAAAAGTAACTTAAGGTTTAATGAAGGATGGTTAAAATTGTGTTAATATGAACATCAAGTATTAGATAATATCTAGTATTTTTTCGGGAGGTCTACCAATAATAGCTTTTTTACCATTTATAATAATCGGACGTTCAATTAGTTTAGGGTTTTCAACCATTGCAGTAATGATTTCTTCATCACTTAAATCTTTATTTTTGAATGTCTCTTTCCAAATGGATTCGTTCTTTCTAACTAATTCTATAGGTTTTATATCTAATAACTTTATTATGGCTTTTAATTCCTTGTTATTAGGAACGTCTTCCAAGTATTTAACTATTTCAAATTCTTTACCAGATTTTTCAAGTATCTCTAATCCGCAACGCGATTTACTACAGCGGTTGTTATGGTATATTTTTATCATTATAAGTGAATATTATATTTTTTTAATTGTTGAATAAGTTGTTCAGGAGATTTAAACCGAATGCCATTAATTCCTAAAGCATTAGCTGCTTCAATGTTTCTTAAATTGTCATCAATAAAAATCGAATTTTCGGCAGTGATACTAAAACGATCTAGAGTCAGGTTATAAATGGCATCAAAAGGTTTTCTTGTTTTTTCATCACCAGAGACAATAATACCTTCAAACCAATGTAGAAATTCAAATTTATCTAAAGCGATAGGGAAGGTCTCACCGCTCCAATTGGTTAAAGCAACAACTTTATATTTTTTAGACTCTTTAAGTCTTTTAAGAATATTTACAGTACCTGTTATTGCTTCACCTAACATCTCTACCCATCTTCCGTAAAACATTCTTATTAGGGTTTCATATTCTGGAAAAAGAGCCACGCGTTCTTCTGTAGCCTTAGCCATAGGGTATCCTGCATCCTGATTTTCGTTCCAATCATTTGTGCAAATATTATCAAAGAACCATTGCATCTTTTCGCGGTCTCCGTTAAATTCATCTAAATAAACATATTCGGGATTCCAATCTATTAAAACCCCTCCAAGGTCGAAAATTATAGTATCTATTTTACTCATAATTGATTATCGTCTTCTACTTTTTGCCCCATCATCATTAAATAAGATTTTAAGAACTCGTCTATATTTCCGTCCATGACCGCATCAACATTACCAGTTTCATGAGCTGTTCTTACATCTTTTACCAGTTTATATGGATGCATCACATAATTACGAATCTGACTTCCCCATTCAATTTTCATTTTACCTGCTTCAATATCTTCACGCTGTGCTAATTGCTTTTGAAGCTCGATTTCATATAACTGTGATTTCAACATTTGCAAAGCACGAGACCTGTTATCGTGTTGTGATCTTGTTTCTGAACATGAGATCTGAATACCGGTTGGTTTATGGGTTAGTTGCACTTTAGTTTCAACCTTATTTACATTTTGACCTCCAGCGCCGCTAGATCTGGCCGTTGTGATTTCTATATCAGCCGGATTGATATCAATTTCAATAGTATCATCAACTAATGGGTATACATAAACAGAAGCAAAACTTGTGTGTCGTTTGGCATTACTATCAAAAGGAGAAATTCTCACCAATCGGTGTACACCGTTTTCACCTTTTAACCAGCCAAAAGAAAAATCGCCTTCAATTTCTAAAGTAACCGTTTTTATACCAGCAACGTCTCCTTCTTGAAAGTTAAGTTCTTTTACCTTAAATCCACTTTTTTCTGCGTACATTAAATACATACGCATTAACATACTGGCCCAATCACAGCTCTCTGTACCACCAGCACCAGCTGTAATTTGTAAAACAGCACTTAAGCTGTCACCTTCTTCAGATAGCATGTTTTTAAACTCAATATCCTCAAGCAAATTCGCAGATTCATTATATAGACCTTCAACATCTTCTATGGTAGATTCTCCTTCTTTATAAAACTCATAAAGAACTTCTAAATCTTCAATTAGGGTCTTTATTTTATTATAGTCTTCAACCCATTTTTTCTTAACTCGAAGTGATTTCATAATCACCTCTGCAGCTTTTGGATCATTCCAGAAGTTGGGGTCGAACGTTTGCTCTTCTTCGTTTTGTATTTCTATAAGTTTAACATCTACGTCAAAGATAGTGCCTTAGTTTGTCAAGGCGGGAGTTAAGATCTTTAATTTGATCTGAAGTAATCATAAGTTATTTTATTTTGAACAAAAATAGAATTTAATACTTTAAAAGATATCATATCGCCAAAAAAACATCATAATTATTAATACTTCATTATCCTAATCAACTGATAAATAGTGCTTTTCAAAGATTTTTTTTTAAGGTAAGATTTTATTGACTTATATTTTAACTGCTATTATTAACCAAACTGCATAACCCTGAATATTGTATGATTTTTTTTGAAACACTTAGAAATAGGGTGTTTTGGAGTATGGATTTCCTTAAAGGTGGAAAGATGCTAAGACACTTTAAAGAAATCAAATACATCTATGAGAATTATCATTCAGATAAATCTAATACTTTAAGGAAGCAAAATCTTGATGACTTACTTAGTCATGCGATTTCTACGACGCCATTTTATAAATCTTATAAAAATTATAAATCTTTACAAGACTTTCCTGTTATTGATAAATCTTTGATAAAAGATAACTTTGAAAAGTTTAAATCTGAATCGTATTTATTAGAGAAAAGTTTTAAAGTAGCCTCAAGCGGTTCTACAGGGACACCATTTGTCTTATACCAGGATATTGAAAAGCGAAGACGAAATATTGCTGACACTATATTCTTTGCAAAACTGAGTGGCTATAATCTTGGCCAGAAATTAGTTTTTATGCGGGTATGGACAGATCAAAATAGAAAAGGACGACTTTCATCATGGGCTCAAAATATTAAGATGCAAAATGTATCGAATTTGAAGGATGATAAAATATCAGAATTTATTAACTGGTTAGTAAATGATAAAAGTAAAAAGGGGATTTTGTCTTATGCCTCTACTTTAGAAGCGATATGTAAATATTTAGACAAAACTAAATCTAAACCATTAAACTGTAATTTGAGTTCTATTATTTCAAACTCAGAAGGCTTAAATGAATACACAAAAGAATCGATAGAAAAGTATTTTAAAATACCTGTGGTTTCAAGGTATTCAAATGCAGAAAACGGCATTTTTGCCCAGCAAAATTTAATTGAAAGATATGCCTTCGATGTTAATTGGGGAAGTTATTTTTTTGAGATTTTAAAATTTGATGAAGATGTTGCTGTTAAGGCAGGTGATGTTGGAAGGATTGTAATTACTGACTTATTTAATTACTGTATGCCTATTATAAGGTATGACACAGGGGACATAGGGAGTATTGATATTAACCATAAAGGAATCCCAGTTTTTAAGCAGGTTGAAGGTCGAAGGCAAGATATTGTATACAATACTAACGGAGATTTAATCTCTTCATTTGTTATTGGTGGTATAATGAAAAAGTATAACTCTTTAAAACAGTTTCAATTTATTCAGGAGACTAAAAAAGACTATTTATTTAAGTTAAATACCGAAAAGAAGTTTAGTTACGAAAATAGGTTAATTGAAGAATTTAAAGAAGTTATGGGAAGTGATAGTAGTATAAAAATTGAGTACATCGACGAGATACCGCCCTTAGCGTCTGGTAAGCAACGACAGGTTGTAAATAATTATAATAAAGATTAGTAAGGACATGAAAACTATATACCTAGGGATGACGGCAGATGCTATTCATCCAGGAATTATCAATATTATTAATGAAGGAGCTAAACATGGAAAAGTTCTTGTCGGTTTATTAACAGATAAGGCCATTGCTAATCATAAGCCGCTTCCAATCTTAGATTATAATCAAAGATTAAAAGTCATATCAAATATAAAAGGGGTTTATAAAGTTGTGCCTCAAAATGAATGGAGTTATTTACCAAATTTGAAGACATATAAACCTGATGCGATTATTCATGGCGATGATTGGAAAAGTGGCTCATTATTTGAAATTAGAAAAAATGTGATTGAATATATGGCTAGTGTTGACGGGGAGGTTATTGAGATACCCTATACTTTAGGAGTTAATTCTTCAATGATAATTGAAAATAATAGAACCATAGGGACAACACCAGAAATTCGATTAAAATCGTTAAGGCGCTTAATTAATGCTAAACCCCTTGTTAGAATATTGGAGTCACATAATGGACTAACAGGATTAATTATAGAGAACCTTTCCATTGAAAAAAACGACCATATTTTGGAGTTTGATGGTATGTGGTCGAGCAGTTTAACAGATTCTACGTCTAAAGGGAAACCTGATATAGAGACCGTTGATACAACAAAACGTTTAAGCTCTTTGGTTGATATTTTGGAGTGTACAACAAAACCAGTTATATATGATGCCGATACCGGAGGGAAATTAGAGCATTTCCCATATACCGTAAGAACATTGGAGAGAAACGGGGTATCTGCAGTTATTATAGAGGATAAAACAGGTTTGAAAAAGAATTCTTTGTTTGGAACCTCAGTGCTCCAAAAGCAGGAGAGCATAGAAGGTTTCTGTAAAAAAATAAAGGCGGGAAAAGCAGGGCAGGTTACTAAAGATTTTATGATTATTTCAAGAATTGAGAGCTTTATTCTTGGCAAAACAGTTGAAGATGCTTTAGAGCGTGCACACGCTTATATTCTAGCTGGAGCGAATGGTATAATGATCCATAGTAAACATACGACTGGGGATGACATATTCGATTTTGTAAGACAATTTAGACTAAAGGATAAAGTCACTCCTATAGTCGTGGTACCATCAACTTATAATCATGTTACAGAGCAGGAATTTATAGAATTGGGAGTAAATATTGTTATTTATGCCAATCATATGCTTAGAGCTGCTTATCCGTCTATGGTCAAAGTGGCAACTATGATATTGGAAGATCAAAATTCTGTAAGAGCATCAGAACAGTGCATGTCTATAAAAAGTATTTTAGAATTAATTCCAGGTACAAAATAGGATGATATCGGTAAAAACATATTTTGATGTATTTAAGAATAATGACGTAAACTTTTTTACAGGTGTTCCCGATTCACTGTTAAAAAACTTTGTGTCTTATGTTTCAGATAATTTAAAAGAAAGTGACCATGTTATTACGGCTAATGAAGGGGCTTCAATTGCTTTAGCATCTGGATATCATTTAGCAACGAATAAGGTGCCTGTCATATATATGCAAAATTCTGGTTTAGGAAATGCGGTAAATCCATTACTATCGTTAGCAAATGAAAATGTATATAGTATACCATTATTATTGTTAATTGGTTGGCGAGGAGAACCAAATGTAAAAGATGAGCCACAGCACTTCATGCAAGGACAAACAACATTGAGTATGCTTGATGTTATGGAGATTCCATATATAATTATTGATGACGATGAAACGACATCAATTACAAAAACAAAGGATATTATCAATCAAACAAAACGTTTGGGAAAACCACATGCTATAGTCGTAAAAAAGGGAGTATTTAGTTCATATAAATTACAATCGGGGACGCAATCGGATTTAGAGATGTCTAGAGAAACAGCCATGAAGATTGTTACAGATTTTTTGTCTGAAAAAGATATTGTCGTTTCTACAACGGGAAAATTATCCAGAGAACTATTTGAATATAGGGTTGAAAAAAAGCAGACGCATAGTAAAGATTTTCTAACAGTTGGCTCTATGGGGCATGCATCAATGATTGCATTAGGAATCGCCAAAGAAAAGAAAAAAAGAAAGGTATATTGTTTTGATGGTGATGGAGCCGTATTGATGCATACAGGTAGTCTGAGTAGCATTGGAAGTTCCGGACTAAAAAACTACAGACATATTGTCTTTAATAATGGAGCTCATGAATCGGTTGGAGGGCAAAGCACTTTAGGTTTTAGCATAGATATGCCACAAATAGCGAATTCTTGTGGTTATACAAAAATATATAGTGTGAGTAAAACAAAAGAATTAAAAGATGTATTAGTAGATTTTAACTCTCACCAAGGCGTTGCTTTTTTGGAAATTAAGGTTAGAATTGATTCAAGAAGTAACCTGGGAAGACCAACTACAACACCAATAGAAAATAAAAAGAGCCTCATGAAGAATATTTTAACCAATGATAAAAAATAAAGACGACAAGACATTAAGAATAATGATAGACTTTTGCGCTACCATTATTCATCATGGGCATATCCGATTAATAAAGAAGGCTAAGGAATATTTTATAAATCA from Flavivirga spongiicola encodes:
- a CDS encoding chromosome partitioning protein ParA; this encodes MENSKSNMGLKVGLGIALVLFLGTGFYTMNLYKSSNQIQKDLTEEKQLVMNDLNAMAKQYDVAISENDVANKNLTDARSRIQGLIDSLKISETNVRSLWRYKKKYQSLQKEMDVLLAQNDSLRVENSYLATSLDSTRVRLEERNMFTDSLLVQNNALAEVVENAAVLNTVGLKGFGVIERTSGKLIPTERATRTDKIRVCFTVAKNGLVQAGDQELYVQVIDPKNNTLGLNAQVQFNDKTLSYSIISKFNYENASLNICEFVASKGKNSFEKGRYIVNVFNEKDLVSSSEFTLK
- a CDS encoding Crp/Fnr family transcriptional regulator, with amino-acid sequence MDPNVIFLNSFLDVSEETFNKLASISTFKKIEKGVQIDRPGEIPSKIYMLVSGIIRAYLSSETGKEFNKNFFMPFSFVGSLTALIKKAPSKLTYETLTACKVYEVNFEEITKLCSEDIHISNLYSKVLERIFIRYEERQLEFISMDATERYLKLRKKISRVDDLIPQYHIASYLSITPVQLSRIRKKIDGN
- the fumC gene encoding class II fumarate hydratase produces the protein MSYRIEKDTMGEVKVPADKLWGAQTERSRNNFKIGTSASMPLEIIYGFAYLKKAAAYTNSELGVLSVEKRDLIANVCEEILEGKHDDQFPLVIWQTGSGTQSNMNVNEVIANRAHQIAGKVIGEGEKTIQPNDDVNKSQSSNDTFPTGMHIAAYKKVVETTIPGVKQLRDTLKKKSDDFKAVVKIGRTHLMDATPLTLGQELSGYVAQLDYGIKALENTLPHLSELALGGTAVGTGLNTPKGYSKRVAEYIAEFTNLPFVTAPNKFEALAAHDALVETHGALKQLAVSLNKIANDVRMMASGPRSGIGEIIIPANEPGSSIMPGKVNPTQCEALTMVCAQVMGNDVAISVGGLQGHYELNVFKPVMAANVLHSAQLIGDACVSFDLNCAIGIEPNKEVITKLLNNSLMLVTALNTKIGYYKAAEIANTAHKNGTTLKEEAVNLGYVTAEDYDAWVKPENMVGSLK
- a CDS encoding peroxiredoxin, which codes for MAAIRLGDVAPNFTAESTEGTIGFHDWLGDSWGVLFSHPADYTPVCTTELGTVAKYKAEFDKRNVKVVALSVDGIDSHHGWINDINETQETTVNFPIIADEDRKVSELYDMIHPNADSNLTVRSVFVIGNDKKVKLTITYPASTGRNFDELLRVIDSLQLTAYHKVATPANWNNGDDCVVVPAVETKDIPDIFPKGFKEVKPYLRMTPQPNLN
- a CDS encoding TonB-dependent receptor domain-containing protein; its protein translation is MNKFISTSLMFLLSILATYAQPKNNTESIIQKDVIITGKVLDKETKDPLEYATISFFNKRKNRIVAGGITDINGAFSIPVPKGTYDISIEYISFITQTILNKKITSNINLGVFSLEIDLESLDEVEIIAERTTVEIKLDKKIYNVGKDLTVSGGSVSDVLDNVPSVSVDGEGNVALRGNDNVRILINGKPSGLVGLSSTDALRQLPAESIQKVEVITSPSARYEAEGTAGILNIILRRSKLQGLNGSVTANVGHPDAAGLSGNINYRTGDINFFSTTTYRYNERIGHWYNNVKYNDINTPDLDEKRNWTDIQKGINTNTGLEWYINDSASLTTSVVYSNNNNDDRSVNNLIQLDKNTGTTTRSLRLNPEIGDNETIQYAANFMKNFKDSDHKLTFDFQYENTNNDKNSIINLNGIETEMVANFEDQTQILLQSDYVLPIGEKSQFEIGYRGDFSNNSTDFRVDTLNVNTNEFEANKNLTNIFNFKQYLTAAYVQFGSKIDKFSYLLGLRLENTKTTIDQPTSGDFKRKNLTGLFPTVNLNYEISDDESVTIGYNRRLRRPRGFMLNPFPSRSSITNVFQGNPDLDPTYTDRFELGYLNKFNKFTLSSALYYAYSTNVMTFVSRRTGETVIIEGEEFPVIERGPVNLATDNRYGFEFNLNYSPSRKWRINTDFNIFKFERDGSFNGVNLEANNLTWSARLTNKLTLPYKVDWQTNINYRGPSEDAQNNRKGRLTTNLAFSKDLFKEKASVAFNIRDLFNSNIFKNHITAETFTADQEIQFRGGRTYNLSFTYRFNQQKKQERNGGFDGNGGVEM
- the arsC gene encoding arsenate reductase (glutaredoxin) (This arsenate reductase requires both glutathione and glutaredoxin to convert arsenate to arsenite, after which the efflux transporter formed by ArsA and ArsB can extrude the arsenite from the cell, providing resistance.) is translated as MIKIYHNNRCSKSRCGLEILEKSGKEFEIVKYLEDVPNNKELKAIIKLLDIKPIELVRKNESIWKETFKNKDLSDEEIITAMVENPKLIERPIIINGKKAIIGRPPEKILDII